In Nonomuraea sp. NBC_00507, the following are encoded in one genomic region:
- the eccCa gene encoding type VII secretion protein EccCa, protein MSIVVVRRPERRPSPQPPRGEILLESPPEIPEVQPAGLGGVLMYVPMLAGGAAMGLMFTAGGHASPIMYVASGLFAISMLGMTAGQFGRNAGERKNRLNGLRRDYFRYLAQIRKRVRKAAVQQREALEWSGPAPDTLWWVAMGPRLWERRPRDDDFGTVRLGTGVQKLAVQLIPPDSKPVEDLDALTAGALRRFVRAHSTVSGLPVAVALNSFARIHLSGDPRAVRGLVRAMIAQLATFHSPDDMRILVCASREWMPHWDWVKWLPHALHPEEVDAAGQVRLMGENLAQLDQLVGDELKERARFRPGTDALPYHIVIVDGGHVPHDSQLGTDAIQGVTVIDLSDATGPVEESATLRLEIRPDGFHMVKIDHAGKRSTNRLGDPDTLDYARAEGLARQLAPLRASAGSGGESQDLLSTNTTLTDLLGVGDPGRLQPAVTWQPRAGRNRFRVPIGLGGDGRVVELDIKESAQGGMGPHGLVIGATGSGKSELLRTLVLGLAITHSSEILNFVLVDFKGGATFLGLDTLSHVSAVITNLEDELPLVDRMHDALHGEMVRRQELLRAAGNYASLRDYERAREQGADLQPMPTLFIVLDEFSELLAAKPEFIDLFVMIGRLGRSLGVHLLLASQRLEEGRLRGLDTHLSYRIGLRTFSAMESRVVLGVADAYELPSSPGNGYLKYDTTGMTRFKAAYVSGAHHEDPAQAVAADGQTTLREVVEYGPAYMPLPEITGPVPTTPQPEGESASGNQRSLLDVVVGRLAGHGPPAHRIWLPPLSESATLAHLMPPLSVTQEHGLTTAGWAGRGKLHAVVGIVDKPFEQRRDPFWLDVSGSAGHVGVAGGTQSGKSTVVRTLVASMALTHTPREVQFYCLDFGGGALASLEGLPHVGGVASRLDAERVRRTVAEVGAILEQRERDFGEHGIESITTYRRLRQEGAIEGDGWGDVFLVVDGWLTLRQEFDSLEPTITDIAARGLGYGIHLVAATNKWSEFRPSIRDLLGTKIELKLGDAYESEVSRKKALAVPEAAPGRGLTKDGFHFLSALPRIDGVQNAADLAAGARGLVQAVRDSWHGPAAPPVRLLPPVLAVSALPDDPDRIPIGIDEASLSPVALDFDADPHFVVFGENESGKSNLLRLIAEGLVGRKQPSQAMMIVIDYRRSLLDSAATEHRIGYAASSAAATELINDARGALLSRLPPANLTSEQLRDRSWWQGSDLYIIVDDYDLVATSSNPLLPLVELLPQARDIGLHLVLARQMGGAGRAMFDPVIQRMKDMATPALLMSGSKEEGFLFGNVRPQTLPQGRGYLVDRRSGARLMQTAYLDTEPTGGERGGS, encoded by the coding sequence GTGAGCATTGTTGTCGTCCGGCGTCCTGAGCGCCGTCCGAGCCCCCAACCTCCGCGCGGGGAGATCCTGCTGGAGTCCCCGCCGGAGATCCCCGAGGTCCAACCCGCGGGGCTCGGTGGCGTCCTCATGTACGTCCCGATGCTGGCCGGCGGGGCGGCGATGGGCTTGATGTTCACCGCGGGCGGCCACGCCAGCCCGATCATGTACGTGGCCAGCGGCCTGTTCGCCATCTCCATGCTGGGCATGACCGCCGGCCAGTTCGGCCGCAACGCCGGCGAGCGCAAGAACCGGCTCAACGGCCTGCGCCGGGACTACTTCCGCTACCTCGCCCAGATCCGCAAGCGGGTCCGCAAGGCCGCAGTCCAGCAACGCGAGGCCCTCGAGTGGAGCGGCCCGGCCCCCGACACCCTGTGGTGGGTGGCCATGGGGCCGCGGCTGTGGGAGCGCAGGCCCCGCGACGACGACTTCGGCACCGTACGCCTGGGCACGGGCGTGCAGAAGCTCGCCGTGCAGCTCATCCCGCCCGACTCCAAGCCGGTCGAGGACCTCGACGCGTTGACGGCGGGCGCGCTGCGCAGGTTCGTCAGGGCTCACTCCACGGTGTCGGGGTTGCCGGTCGCGGTCGCGCTCAACTCCTTCGCGCGGATCCACCTCAGCGGGGATCCCCGGGCCGTCCGCGGCCTGGTCAGGGCGATGATCGCCCAGCTGGCCACCTTCCACTCCCCCGACGACATGCGCATCCTCGTGTGCGCGAGCAGGGAGTGGATGCCGCACTGGGACTGGGTGAAGTGGCTGCCGCACGCCCTGCATCCCGAGGAGGTGGACGCGGCCGGGCAGGTCCGGCTGATGGGCGAGAACCTGGCGCAGCTCGACCAGCTGGTGGGCGACGAGCTGAAGGAACGGGCCAGGTTCCGGCCGGGCACGGACGCGCTGCCGTACCACATAGTGATCGTGGACGGCGGGCACGTGCCGCACGATTCCCAGCTCGGCACGGACGCCATCCAGGGCGTCACGGTGATCGACCTGTCGGACGCGACCGGGCCGGTCGAGGAGTCCGCCACGCTCAGGCTGGAGATCCGGCCCGACGGATTCCACATGGTCAAGATCGACCACGCGGGCAAACGCTCCACGAACCGGCTGGGCGACCCCGACACGCTCGACTACGCCCGGGCCGAGGGTCTGGCCAGGCAGCTCGCGCCGCTTCGGGCCTCGGCGGGCTCAGGCGGCGAGTCGCAGGACCTGCTGAGCACCAACACCACGCTGACCGACCTGCTCGGCGTCGGCGACCCCGGCAGGCTCCAGCCCGCCGTCACCTGGCAGCCCAGGGCCGGCCGCAACAGGTTCCGGGTGCCGATCGGCCTGGGCGGCGACGGCCGGGTGGTCGAGCTGGACATCAAGGAGTCGGCGCAGGGCGGCATGGGCCCGCACGGGCTGGTCATCGGCGCGACCGGCTCGGGCAAGTCGGAGCTGCTGCGCACGCTCGTCCTCGGGCTCGCGATCACCCACTCGTCCGAGATCCTCAACTTCGTCCTGGTCGACTTCAAGGGTGGCGCGACGTTCCTCGGCCTGGACACGCTGTCGCACGTCTCCGCCGTGATCACTAACCTGGAGGACGAGCTCCCCCTGGTCGACCGCATGCACGACGCGCTGCACGGCGAAATGGTACGCAGGCAGGAGCTGCTGCGCGCGGCCGGCAACTACGCCTCGCTGCGTGACTACGAGCGGGCCCGCGAGCAGGGCGCGGACCTGCAGCCGATGCCGACGTTGTTCATCGTGCTCGACGAGTTCAGCGAGCTGCTGGCCGCCAAGCCGGAGTTCATCGATCTGTTCGTCATGATCGGCCGGCTGGGCCGCTCGCTCGGCGTGCACCTGCTGCTGGCCTCGCAGCGGTTGGAGGAGGGGCGGCTGCGCGGTCTGGACACGCATCTGTCGTACCGGATCGGCCTGCGCACGTTCTCCGCCATGGAGAGCCGGGTCGTGCTCGGCGTGGCAGACGCCTACGAGCTGCCGTCCTCGCCGGGCAACGGCTATCTGAAGTACGACACCACCGGCATGACCAGGTTCAAGGCCGCATACGTCTCCGGCGCCCACCACGAGGACCCGGCCCAGGCCGTCGCCGCGGACGGCCAGACGACGTTGCGCGAGGTCGTCGAGTACGGGCCCGCGTACATGCCGCTGCCCGAGATCACCGGCCCTGTCCCTACCACGCCGCAGCCGGAGGGCGAGTCCGCGAGCGGCAACCAGCGCAGCCTGCTCGACGTCGTGGTCGGCCGGCTGGCCGGGCACGGGCCGCCGGCCCACCGCATCTGGCTGCCGCCGCTGTCCGAGTCGGCCACCCTGGCCCACCTCATGCCGCCGCTGTCGGTCACGCAAGAGCACGGCCTGACCACGGCGGGCTGGGCCGGCCGGGGCAAGCTGCACGCGGTCGTCGGGATCGTCGACAAGCCCTTCGAGCAGCGGCGCGACCCCTTCTGGCTGGACGTGTCCGGCAGCGCGGGCCATGTGGGCGTGGCCGGCGGCACGCAGAGCGGCAAGAGCACCGTGGTGCGGACGCTGGTCGCGAGCATGGCGCTCACGCACACGCCGCGCGAGGTCCAGTTCTACTGCCTGGACTTCGGTGGCGGCGCGCTGGCCTCGCTGGAGGGACTGCCGCACGTGGGCGGCGTGGCCAGCCGGCTCGACGCCGAGCGGGTGCGCCGCACGGTGGCCGAGGTCGGCGCGATCCTGGAGCAGCGCGAGCGGGACTTCGGCGAGCACGGCATCGAGTCGATCACCACGTACCGGCGGCTGCGCCAGGAGGGCGCCATCGAGGGCGACGGCTGGGGCGACGTGTTCCTGGTCGTGGACGGGTGGCTGACGCTCAGGCAGGAGTTCGACTCGCTGGAGCCGACCATCACCGACATCGCGGCACGCGGGCTCGGCTACGGCATCCACCTCGTCGCGGCGACCAACAAGTGGTCGGAGTTCCGGCCGAGCATCCGCGACCTGCTCGGCACCAAGATCGAGCTCAAGCTCGGCGACGCGTACGAGTCGGAGGTCAGCAGGAAGAAGGCGCTTGCCGTGCCCGAGGCCGCGCCGGGGCGCGGGTTGACGAAGGACGGCTTCCACTTCCTGTCCGCGCTGCCCAGGATCGACGGCGTGCAGAACGCGGCGGACCTGGCGGCCGGCGCCCGCGGCCTGGTGCAGGCCGTCCGCGACTCCTGGCACGGACCGGCGGCGCCGCCGGTCCGGCTGCTGCCCCCGGTGCTGGCCGTCTCCGCGCTGCCGGACGACCCCGATCGCATTCCGATCGGCATCGACGAGGCCTCGCTGTCGCCCGTGGCGCTGGACTTCGACGCCGACCCGCACTTCGTGGTGTTCGGCGAGAACGAGAGCGGCAAGTCGAACCTGCTGCGCCTCATCGCCGAGGGGCTGGTGGGCAGGAAGCAGCCCAGCCAGGCCATGATGATCGTGATCGACTACCGCAGGTCGCTGCTGGACTCGGCGGCGACCGAGCACCGCATCGGCTACGCGGCCTCCAGCGCGGCCGCCACCGAGCTGATCAACGATGCCAGGGGCGCGCTGCTGAGCCGCCTGCCGCCGGCGAACCTGACATCCGAGCAGCTCCGCGACCGCAGCTGGTGGCAGGGCTCGGACCTGTACATCATCGTCGACGACTACGACCTGGTCGCGACCTCGTCCAACCCGCTGCTGCCGCTCGTCGAGCTGCTGCCGCAGGCCCGCGACATCGGTCTGCATCTGGTGCTGGCCCGCCAGATGGGCGGCGCGGGACGCGCCATGTTCGACCCGGTGATCCAGCGGATGAAGGACATGGCCACGCCGGCGCTGCTCATGTCCGGCAGCAAGGAGGAAGGCTTCCTCTTCGGCAATGTGCGCCCGCAGACCTTGCCGCAGGGGCGCGGTTACCTCGTGGACAGGCGATCCGGCGCACGCCTGATGCAGACCGCGTACCTGGACACCGAACCGACGGGAGGCGAACGTGGCGGATCTTGA
- a CDS encoding WXG100 family type VII secretion target produces MSISSLPEYTRLTEMLRKVTGDPDKITSLARQWRSVSGDLNEFAGALGAAVEVVDDAWKGRSADQFDTYMRKYGRAAEELRLALSSCASSMDDVATALREAQTEIGAIRRDLDTNARNYETHYFAHNSDATEEDVKPELRRMANEALGEARPWLNKAKSAVHKAQGDINRFLNERALLFRQIPDVVLEEFTPAPGRTIEWQRDPGYQTRDSTSVQSHGGSSGGSTGGSAGYGPSGPPPPGGGPAPTGRVKEWIEEAIAILARQGVPVSKMNANDIWMIIQHESGGNPHAINNWDSNADRGTPSKGLMQTIDPTFNAHKLPGHGDIYDPVDNIIAGVRYAISRYGSVSNVPGVVNSKNGLDYVGY; encoded by the coding sequence GTGAGCATCTCCAGCCTGCCCGAGTACACCCGGCTCACCGAGATGCTCAGGAAGGTGACCGGCGACCCGGACAAGATCACCTCACTGGCCCGCCAGTGGCGCAGCGTGTCCGGCGACCTCAACGAGTTCGCCGGGGCACTGGGAGCGGCGGTCGAGGTGGTGGACGACGCCTGGAAGGGGCGCTCGGCCGACCAATTCGACACTTACATGCGCAAGTACGGCAGGGCCGCCGAGGAACTGCGGCTGGCCCTGTCCAGTTGCGCGTCCTCGATGGACGACGTCGCGACCGCGCTGCGCGAGGCGCAGACCGAGATCGGCGCCATCCGCAGGGACCTGGACACCAACGCCCGCAACTACGAGACCCACTACTTCGCCCACAACTCCGACGCGACCGAGGAGGACGTGAAGCCGGAGCTGCGCAGGATGGCGAACGAGGCGCTCGGCGAGGCCCGGCCGTGGTTGAACAAGGCGAAGAGCGCCGTGCACAAGGCCCAGGGCGACATCAACCGGTTCCTGAACGAACGCGCGCTGCTCTTCCGCCAGATCCCGGACGTGGTGCTCGAGGAGTTCACGCCGGCGCCCGGCCGGACGATCGAATGGCAGCGCGACCCCGGCTACCAGACCCGCGACAGCACGTCCGTCCAGAGCCACGGCGGTTCCTCAGGCGGCTCGACGGGCGGCTCCGCTGGGTATGGACCGAGCGGTCCTCCCCCGCCCGGTGGCGGGCCTGCGCCGACGGGCCGGGTCAAGGAGTGGATCGAGGAGGCCATCGCGATCCTCGCCAGGCAGGGCGTGCCGGTTTCGAAGATGAACGCCAACGACATCTGGATGATCATCCAGCACGAGTCCGGCGGGAACCCCCACGCGATCAACAACTGGGACTCGAACGCGGACCGCGGCACGCCGTCCAAGGGCCTCATGCAGACCATCGACCCCACGTTCAACGCCCACAAGCTACCTGGGCACGGCGACATCTACGATCCCGTCGACAACATCATCGCGGGTGTGCGGTACGCGATCTCACGCTACGGCTCGGTGTCGAACGTGCCCGGCGTGGTCAACAGCAAGAACGGCCTGGACTACGTCGGCTACTGA